The following are from one region of the Flavobacteriaceae bacterium UJ101 genome:
- the tktA|tktB gene encoding transketolase (Catalyzes the transfer of a two-carbon ketol group from a ketose donor to an aldose acceptor, via a covalent intermediate with the cofactor thiamine pyrophosphate; Belongs to the transketolase family.; KEGG: cpi:Cpin_0391 transketolase) yields MGILEQQKELCTQIRRDIVRMVYEVQSGHPGGSLGCVEFFVALYQDILEHNPKNFSMDGKGEDLFFLSNGHISPVLYATLARNGYFPVEELKTFRRLNTRLQGHPTTHDNLPGIRIASGSLGQGLSVAVGAAQTKKINGDDKLVYTLHGDGELQEGQIWEAVMYAAANKVDNLIATVDYNGQQIDGALHDVLDLGDLKAKFEAFGWLVLEEEKGNDLEATKAILSKAKTMTGKGKPVIIILKTDMGYGVDFMAGTNAWHGKAPNQEQYESAMEQLAETSLGDY; encoded by the coding sequence ATGGGAATATTAGAACAACAAAAAGAGCTCTGCACACAAATTAGAAGAGATATTGTAAGAATGGTTTATGAAGTACAATCTGGACACCCAGGAGGATCTTTGGGATGTGTGGAGTTTTTCGTAGCCTTATATCAAGATATTTTAGAACATAATCCTAAAAACTTTTCCATGGATGGTAAAGGAGAAGATTTGTTCTTTTTATCTAATGGTCATATTTCCCCTGTATTGTATGCTACATTAGCTCGAAATGGTTATTTCCCTGTAGAAGAATTAAAAACATTTAGAAGACTTAATACTCGCTTACAAGGTCACCCAACTACACATGATAATTTACCAGGTATTCGTATTGCTAGTGGATCTTTAGGACAAGGTTTATCAGTTGCCGTAGGAGCTGCTCAAACTAAAAAGATAAATGGTGATGATAAGTTAGTTTATACATTACATGGTGATGGTGAATTACAAGAAGGTCAGATATGGGAAGCGGTTATGTATGCTGCAGCTAATAAAGTAGATAACTTGATAGCTACAGTAGATTATAATGGGCAACAAATTGATGGAGCTTTACATGATGTACTAGATTTGGGAGATTTAAAAGCTAAATTTGAAGCTTTTGGATGGCTTGTTTTAGAAGAAGAAAAAGGAAATGATCTTGAAGCGACAAAAGCTATTCTTTCTAAAGCTAAAACAATGACGGGGAAAGGAAAACCTGTTATAATTATATTAAAAACAGATATGGGATATGGAGTAGATTTTATGGCAGGAACAAATGCTTGGCATGGAAAAGCCCCTAATCAAGAACAATATGAATCTGCAATGGAGCAGTTAGCGGAAACTTCTTTAGGAGATTATTAA